Genomic DNA from bacterium:
CCCTCAGACAGACCATCTACCGCAAGAAGCGGCAGATGGTCTGCATTCGCCGCTGTTAGTGAGATAGCGGCAAAGAGAAAAAACCAAGAGAGCTTTTTGGCTCTCATTGTTTCACCTCCAACACTCTGATGCGAAGCTCACTTTGGAGCTCCCCGACTCTCACTACGAGTCGGTGGTCTCCGATCTCGAGCTCCGGGAGCTTTATTATCAGTGGTGGAGATGCCTCAGCGTACTGCCGAGAAAGCATCTCCCCGCTTGGTCGGATCCAAATGATTTCTGTTGGTCCGGCTGGGCACATAACTTTGAGCGTTAAAGCTCCGGGTTTTACCCAGAGCTCTGCGCCTTCGATTTCCTCCCCTGCCCAGAAAAATCTGATCGGGGAGGAGATTTCTATACTAGTGGCTCCGCCGCCTTCAGGCGGCTGGGCAGGAGACTGGATAGGTGTCTCCTGGACTTCAGCCGCCGGCGCCGGAGCCTCAGCTTCTGCGGCAGTAGCCGCTGGAGTTGGCTCTGGAATCAAGGTTGGAGTCGCAATCATCACCCAGCCATTCTGGTAGAAAAATACGGCTGGGTTCTCATCTAGACCCAGATCACGGCAGTAAACCGTGATTGAGCCTTGAATCCTCCCGCTCTTTCGCCAGTTAATGCGAAAGAGGAGGAGGTTGACTCCCTCTGAGTTAAATCTTCCCCTTACCTCTATCCGGAGCAGGTTTGCTCCAAGAGAGAAAGCAGTGGAAGGGATCTCTGCCTCCCACTGCCTGCGGGCTTCATCATAGCCCGCCTCGATCTCCATTTCCCCCACGTAGAAGGTGACCCTTCGTACGTGGGGAAGATTTGTGGCGGCGACGAGCCTGTACGAAATATCGGCCCGCCGTAAGCCAACAATAGACACAGGCGTGTCTGAAGAAAGACACGCCACTGGGACCCCGCCTATTTCGGCGGTGATCCCGACCCAGATGCTTGGTGGCATCTGGGCTTTCTCCTCAGTCCATCCCACGCCGGGGATGAACTGAGCCTGAGCTTCTGCTGAAAGAACTAGCAGGAGCACAGTGAAAACAATAAGGACGGATTTTCTCATTTATCCGCCCTCCTTTCTTTCTGGTTTTTAATGAACTTTGAGAACACTTTTAAAGTGTCACAAAAATATAATAAAGTCAAATTTATATTTTTTAGCGAGCACTAATTTTAATTTTATTGTTTAGTAAAGTTTAAATTCTTTCCTTTTATTATTCTTTTTGTTATAATAAAAACATATGAGTTGGCAGATTTATCTTTTGTTTGCTGTAGTTTTAGCTTTAGTGTTAGTTGTTCTTTATCTTTTGCAAAAACAAAAGGAAGATTTAGAGCGTTTTAAAAAGGATATTTTAGAAAGTCAGTCTTTTGAGTTAATGAACCAACGTTTAGAAGGTCTGCAGACGCGTCTTGACGGAATGACAAATGTTTTAGGTCAGCGTTTAGACGGAGTGGCTTCTTTGTTTGGCAAGATGAATAAGGAAATTGGCCGCCTACAAGATGTTTCTACTTCTATAAAAGATTTACAGGAGTTTTTAAAATCCCCCAAACTTAGGGGAAATGTGGGCGAACAGATTTTAAGGGATCTTTTAGAAGAGGTTTTACCTAAAAGCGCTTTTCGTTTCCAGCATAAGTTCAAAGAAGGCCAAGTTGTAGATGCAGTTATTAAGACCTCCAAAGGGCTTATCCCTATTGATTCTAAATTCCCTATGGAGGTTTTTAGAGCCTACTTTAAAGCAGAAAACCCAAAAGAAAAAGAGCAAGCACACCGTATTTTTCGCCGCGCCTTAAAAAAACATATTTCCGAGATAGCGAAAAAGTATATTTTAACTCGTGAAGGCACCCTTAATTTTGCTGTAATGTATATTCCTTCTGAATCTGTTTATTATCAGGTAGTTAGCCAAGACCAAGATTTGATAGAGTATGGGCATAAAAGCAGAGTATTTTTAGTTTCTCCTAATAGTTTTTACTATTTTTTAAAGCTGGTTTTAACTGGTTTGGAGACCCACAAAATTGATAAAATTGCCCAAAGTATTATGGCTGTTTTTGAAGAGGTAAAGGTTGATTCAGAAAAATTAGGGCAACAGCTTTCAGTTTTAGCCCGTCATATACGTAATGCCTATGTTTCAGTTAGTGCAGTTGAAAAACAGCACGAAAAGATAGATGATAAGCTCAAACAAGCAAAACAAAAGGATATTTTATAATTCTTTGCGCGACCACTAAAACTAATTTATCTTTTCTTGACAGATACTCTTTTTTGCGCTATACTACAGGG
This window encodes:
- a CDS encoding DNA recombination protein RmuC, with the protein product MSWQIYLLFAVVLALVLVVLYLLQKQKEDLERFKKDILESQSFELMNQRLEGLQTRLDGMTNVLGQRLDGVASLFGKMNKEIGRLQDVSTSIKDLQEFLKSPKLRGNVGEQILRDLLEEVLPKSAFRFQHKFKEGQVVDAVIKTSKGLIPIDSKFPMEVFRAYFKAENPKEKEQAHRIFRRALKKHISEIAKKYILTREGTLNFAVMYIPSESVYYQVVSQDQDLIEYGHKSRVFLVSPNSFYYFLKLVLTGLETHKIDKIAQSIMAVFEEVKVDSEKLGQQLSVLARHIRNAYVSVSAVEKQHEKIDDKLKQAKQKDIL